The following are encoded in a window of Geobacter metallireducens GS-15 genomic DNA:
- the istA gene encoding IS21-like element ISGme4 family transposase: MIGKEECMEVRILKKQGKSIREISRITGLCRNTVRKFLRSTADPRYKERAKRPGKLDPFKAFLEERVKAALPHRIPAPVLAREIASFGYDGCERTVRTFLATLYSRVTPEPVVRFETEPGKQMQADWCELRRGKHPLYAFVGTLGFSRDSFVVFTTSQAFDVLRECHEMAFSFFGGVPREVLYDNMKTVVLERNAFGEGKHRFHSGLWDTAKHFGFIPRLCKPYRAKTKGKVERFNRYLRYSFYYPLVSRLKQAGLTLDVATANIEVRNWLNDVANCRIHGETSERPCDRLKIERAAMSPLPPRVKVEQGKPEVITPMPWPVIPLQRPASFYDQILQEGRL; this comes from the coding sequence ATGATCGGAAAGGAAGAGTGTATGGAAGTCAGAATTCTCAAGAAACAGGGCAAAAGCATCCGGGAGATCTCGCGGATCACCGGGCTATGCCGAAACACGGTCAGGAAGTTCCTCAGATCAACGGCCGATCCCAGATACAAAGAACGGGCGAAGCGGCCGGGGAAGCTAGATCCATTTAAAGCCTTTCTCGAAGAGCGGGTGAAGGCGGCGCTGCCACACCGGATTCCTGCTCCGGTGCTTGCTCGGGAAATTGCCAGCTTTGGCTACGATGGCTGCGAGCGCACCGTAAGAACGTTTTTGGCGACACTTTACTCCCGTGTCACTCCGGAGCCGGTTGTCCGGTTTGAAACGGAGCCCGGCAAGCAGATGCAAGCCGACTGGTGCGAATTGCGCAGGGGTAAACACCCATTGTACGCGTTCGTTGGAACCCTTGGTTTCAGCCGCGATTCGTTCGTCGTCTTCACCACCAGCCAGGCCTTTGATGTCCTTCGTGAGTGCCATGAGATGGCATTTTCCTTCTTCGGCGGCGTCCCGCGTGAAGTGCTCTATGACAACATGAAGACTGTGGTTCTGGAGCGAAACGCCTTCGGCGAGGGCAAGCACCGCTTCCACTCCGGCCTGTGGGACACAGCCAAGCATTTCGGGTTTATCCCCCGGCTGTGCAAGCCGTACCGCGCCAAGACCAAGGGAAAGGTCGAGCGGTTCAACCGCTACCTGCGGTACAGCTTCTACTATCCGCTGGTCTCGCGCCTTAAGCAGGCAGGATTAACTCTCGATGTCGCGACCGCCAACATCGAGGTCCGTAACTGGCTTAATGACGTAGCCAACTGCCGAATCCATGGCGAGACCAGCGAGCGCCCCTGCGATCGTCTCAAGATCGAGCGCGCGGCAATGTCGCCGCTGCCGCCAAGGGTTAAGGTTGAGCAGGGCAAGCCGGAAGTCATCACTCCCATGCCGTGGCCGGTGATCCCACTTCAGCGCCCCGCCTCCTTCTATGATCAGATCCTTCAGGAGGGGCGGCTATGA
- a CDS encoding rolling circle replication-associated protein, with protein MLKQQSQQHQASPQLPSTEHTTEHHQKQPSGSPVVPGLAGTIGGTEERTATPSPPLPGLESYFPPLPLELDNSSKTLTPELKALFEKWDNEKPRKGACITIFPSGEITGGYYRTGRRTMPHKREKIASEEFTRQARKTIRRAVECGLTSFKLFITLTFDPKLAQLDDEGRVNQDWGKKQFKRFLNTLKKKYDRKLEKQGKDHQELTYIWVAEIQEKTTQNIHFHMLVDQPFIPVQWLVDIWGQANNSVNVKKVSNQEHAAHYMLKYMSKGHCPIEGKRYGMTQNLLEKIKPQRIRLEGEARREAFRRVKRDFYWQIENNGGCISDFGFSIPAPRRERVWRDRQGVMRKTKAIPRSLSEKFLQTLESRVKQIEREKEVDSAYSNDYSDEVPF; from the coding sequence ATGCTTAAGCAACAATCACAGCAACACCAAGCATCTCCACAATTACCATCCACAGAACACACAACCGAACACCACCAGAAACAGCCCTCCGGCTCGCCTGTGGTTCCCGGCTTAGCCGGGACCATTGGCGGGACGGAGGAAAGAACCGCCACACCTTCCCCTCCCCTCCCCGGCCTTGAGAGTTACTTTCCGCCTTTGCCTCTTGAACTTGATAATAGTTCGAAAACTCTGACACCAGAGTTAAAGGCCCTCTTTGAGAAGTGGGATAATGAGAAACCCCGCAAAGGTGCCTGCATCACCATCTTTCCCAGTGGTGAGATAACCGGTGGGTACTACCGGACTGGCAGACGAACCATGCCCCACAAAAGGGAGAAAATAGCATCCGAGGAGTTTACCCGGCAAGCGCGCAAGACTATTCGGCGGGCAGTGGAATGCGGCCTAACCTCGTTCAAGCTCTTTATCACCCTAACTTTCGATCCGAAACTGGCACAACTGGACGATGAAGGCAGGGTTAATCAAGATTGGGGCAAGAAGCAGTTCAAGCGATTTCTAAACACTCTGAAGAAGAAATATGACCGCAAGCTTGAAAAGCAAGGCAAAGATCACCAGGAACTGACGTACATCTGGGTTGCCGAAATCCAAGAGAAGACCACACAGAATATCCATTTCCACATGCTGGTGGATCAGCCTTTCATTCCGGTTCAGTGGCTTGTGGATATTTGGGGGCAGGCAAATAACAGCGTGAACGTCAAGAAAGTCAGCAATCAGGAGCATGCGGCCCACTACATGCTCAAATACATGAGCAAGGGGCATTGCCCCATCGAGGGCAAGCGCTATGGGATGACTCAGAACCTTCTGGAAAAGATCAAACCCCAACGGATCAGGCTAGAGGGTGAGGCTCGCCGGGAAGCCTTCAGGAGGGTTAAAAGGGACTTCTACTGGCAGATTGAAAACAATGGGGGGTGCATATCTGATTTTGGATTCTCTATCCCTGCTCCGAGAAGGGAGCGGGTTTGGCGTGACAGACAAGGGGTCATGCGCAAAACGAAAGCTATTCCCCGTTCCTTATCGGAAAAATTCCTGCAAACCCTGGAAAGTCGGGTGAAGCAAATAGAGCGGGAGAAAGAAGTCGATTCTGCATACTCCAATGACTATTCCGATGAAGTGCCATTTTAG
- a CDS encoding restriction endonuclease, whose protein sequence is MEDMILVASKLPWWACLLLALVSYAVLHTMAMRPVMPATVVPGQMGDAVARGLITTLAMFGQYVMPFAFALAALLSAVTSSRQKKLYDTVAGRGDVAALNEMGWDEFEMLVGEHFRRQGFQVTRQGGNGPDGGVDLILKNGGETYLVQCKQWKAYKVGVQPVRELYGVMASRGAVGGYVVTSGKFTDEAVDFARGLNVELIDGRQLRQIIDNARRPSTDVVRHEIFPKAVSSPNCPKCGAEMKKRVARQGSNAGREFWGCSTYPKCKGIVPVTINQDTDQAKVTMQPTIPPVDASKKLCPQCGEELVLRQFQSGPRIGQQFYGCLTCKKGWPVDTLAQHAALADGGK, encoded by the coding sequence ATGGAAGATATGATTTTGGTCGCCAGCAAACTTCCGTGGTGGGCGTGCCTGCTACTGGCGCTTGTGTCGTACGCCGTGCTTCACACGATGGCAATGCGCCCTGTAATGCCTGCTACGGTTGTTCCAGGCCAGATGGGCGACGCCGTAGCCCGGGGACTCATTACGACTCTGGCCATGTTCGGACAGTACGTGATGCCATTCGCTTTTGCACTGGCTGCTCTGTTGTCGGCCGTTACGTCGTCTCGTCAGAAAAAGCTTTACGATACCGTTGCAGGTCGTGGCGATGTTGCAGCTCTGAATGAAATGGGATGGGATGAGTTTGAAATGTTGGTAGGAGAGCATTTCCGCCGTCAAGGGTTCCAGGTGACCAGACAGGGAGGAAACGGTCCGGATGGTGGTGTTGATCTGATACTCAAGAATGGCGGCGAAACGTACCTTGTGCAGTGCAAGCAGTGGAAAGCTTACAAGGTCGGTGTGCAGCCAGTTCGTGAGCTATACGGCGTGATGGCATCGCGAGGTGCCGTTGGAGGTTATGTCGTCACTTCAGGCAAGTTTACCGACGAGGCGGTTGACTTCGCTCGCGGTTTGAATGTCGAATTGATTGATGGTCGCCAGCTTCGGCAGATTATCGATAATGCTCGTAGACCATCGACAGATGTCGTTCGCCACGAGATATTTCCGAAAGCGGTTTCCTCTCCTAACTGTCCCAAGTGCGGAGCTGAAATGAAAAAGCGTGTAGCACGACAGGGCAGTAATGCTGGCAGGGAATTCTGGGGGTGCTCAACCTATCCAAAGTGTAAGGGAATTGTCCCCGTTACAATAAATCAGGACACAGACCAGGCAAAGGTAACAATGCAACCGACTATCCCCCCAGTGGATGCCAGTAAGAAACTATGCCCTCAATGTGGTGAAGAATTAGTTTTGCGGCAATTCCAGAGTGGCCCTCGAATTGGACAGCAATTCTATGGCTGCCTCACATGCAAAAAAGGGTGGCCTGTCGACACGTTAGCGCAGCATGCAGCGCTTGCCGATGGAGGTAAATAG
- a CDS encoding virulence RhuM family protein — MAELFGKDVRTVNEHIRNIFREGELDDASVIRKFRITASDGKSYDTAHYNLDVIISVGYRVKSQQGTRFRQWATRVLHDHIVKGYTLNEQRLREESAKLQAMQQTVALLARTLTNQELVSDTGRDVLRVIDDYAYALATLDRYDHGTLAIEGITRQAQQRIV; from the coding sequence ATGGCCGAACTGTTTGGAAAGGATGTCAGAACCGTCAACGAACACATCAGGAACATCTTCAGGGAAGGGGAGCTTGATGATGCTTCAGTTATCCGGAAATTCCGGATAACTGCCTCAGACGGTAAAAGCTACGATACGGCCCACTACAACCTCGACGTGATAATTTCCGTAGGCTACCGGGTGAAGTCACAGCAAGGGACCCGCTTCCGCCAATGGGCGACCAGGGTGCTGCATGACCATATCGTCAAGGGGTACACGCTCAACGAGCAGCGGCTGCGGGAGGAGAGCGCCAAGTTGCAGGCGATGCAGCAGACGGTGGCATTGCTGGCGCGGACCCTGACCAATCAGGAGCTTGTCAGCGATACCGGCCGGGACGTGCTGCGGGTCATCGACGATTACGCCTATGCGCTGGCAACCCTTGACCGTTACGACCACGGGACGCTGGCCATCGAAGGAATTACCCGCCAGGCCCAACAGAGAATTGTATAA
- a CDS encoding HNH endonuclease, with protein sequence MLANLEQAHLPLVKEIVEADNYRPAVRDQAFRRVVTTAYDPRCALCGIRIVTPDGHTMVEAAHIVPWSRSQNDDIRNGMALCRLCHWGVDEGMLGVSDNYTVITSRSIGIDRNVPGLLLTLSGRGIIPPAERDHWPAPKYLAEHRREWRL encoded by the coding sequence ATGCTGGCCAATCTGGAGCAGGCCCACCTGCCGCTGGTGAAGGAGATCGTGGAAGCGGACAACTATCGGCCGGCGGTGCGGGATCAGGCCTTCCGACGGGTGGTGACCACGGCCTACGACCCCCGCTGCGCCCTGTGCGGCATTCGCATCGTCACTCCCGACGGCCACACGATGGTGGAGGCGGCCCATATCGTACCGTGGAGCAGAAGCCAGAACGACGACATCCGCAACGGCATGGCACTCTGCCGGCTCTGCCACTGGGGGGTCGACGAGGGGATGCTCGGCGTCTCCGACAACTACACCGTCATCACCTCCCGCAGCATCGGCATTGATCGCAACGTCCCCGGCCTGCTCCTAACCCTCTCCGGCCGTGGCATTATCCCTCCGGCAGAGCGCGATCACTGGCCTGCGCCGAAGTATCTGGCCGAGCATCGACGGGAATGGCGGTTGTAA
- the istB gene encoding IS21-like element ISGme4 family helper ATPase IstB: MSDIQHQRMVTLCDDLKFLAVTDVYADLADAAAKQESSYIDYLEQVLKAENDVRQGRSRHTMAKLAGFPAIKTLEDYDFDFATGAPKQRILDLSAMAFLERRENVILLGPSGTGKTHLAIALGYRATQCGVKVRFISAADLMLQLESAQRQGRYKEVMRRSVLGPRLLIIDEIGYLPFSETQANLFFQVIAKRYETGSVILTSNLSFGEWEQAFGGNTALTSAMLDRLLHHAHVIQIRGDSYRLKEKRRAGILGQQLPTPQMDD, from the coding sequence ATGAGCGACATCCAGCACCAGCGTATGGTCACCCTCTGCGACGACTTGAAGTTTCTGGCGGTGACCGATGTGTACGCCGACCTTGCCGATGCTGCGGCAAAGCAGGAGTCGTCATACATCGACTATCTCGAGCAGGTACTCAAGGCCGAGAACGACGTCCGGCAGGGGCGCTCGCGCCACACCATGGCAAAGCTCGCGGGCTTTCCCGCGATCAAGACCCTTGAGGATTATGACTTCGATTTTGCCACCGGCGCCCCGAAGCAGCGAATCCTGGACCTATCGGCAATGGCGTTTCTGGAGCGTCGGGAGAATGTAATCCTGCTCGGTCCCAGCGGTACCGGCAAGACTCACCTCGCCATTGCCCTCGGCTACCGGGCAACCCAGTGCGGCGTGAAGGTGCGCTTCATTTCCGCTGCGGACCTGATGCTGCAACTCGAAAGCGCCCAGCGCCAGGGGCGGTACAAGGAAGTAATGCGGCGCAGTGTCCTGGGGCCGAGACTACTCATCATCGACGAGATTGGATACCTTCCGTTCAGCGAAACACAGGCAAACCTGTTCTTTCAGGTGATCGCCAAAAGGTACGAAACAGGTTCCGTCATCCTCACCTCGAACCTGAGCTTTGGGGAATGGGAACAGGCTTTCGGCGGCAACACGGCACTCACATCAGCAATGCTCGACCGGTTGCTGCACCACGCCCATGTCATTCAGATCAGGGGTGACAGCTACCGATTGAAAGAGAAGCGCCGAGCTGGCATTCTCGGGCAGCAACTGCCGACACCCCAGATGGATGATTAA
- a CDS encoding winged helix-turn-helix domain-containing protein: protein MLEPLLSSTNCERVLIFIAARGEGYLREMADFYQTAPAPLLKQLEKLENGGVLFSRLAGRTRLYGFNPRYPFLNELRALLDKALTFYPEDIRVGLQENRRRPRRKGKPL, encoded by the coding sequence ATGCTCGAACCATTGCTGTCATCAACCAACTGCGAACGTGTATTGATCTTCATCGCTGCTCGCGGTGAGGGGTATCTTCGAGAGATGGCAGATTTCTACCAGACTGCGCCGGCGCCGCTACTCAAACAATTAGAAAAGTTGGAAAACGGCGGGGTCCTCTTCAGCCGCCTGGCCGGTCGCACTCGCCTCTACGGCTTCAATCCGCGCTACCCATTTCTTAATGAACTGAGGGCCCTGCTGGACAAGGCACTGACCTTTTACCCAGAGGATATTCGCGTTGGCCTCCAGGAAAACAGGCGTCGGCCGCGGCGCAAGGGCAAGCCGCTATGA
- a CDS encoding (deoxy)nucleoside triphosphate pyrophosphohydrolase has translation MKHIHVTCAIIERDGLVLAAQRSAVMSLPLKWEFPGGKIDPGESPEECLRRELVEEMAVHVRVGQSLPVSTHQYPTFSVTLYPFLCTIESGEIVLHEHVAVTWLPPDELHTLDWAEADLPVIKSYQQGCRMRDHS, from the coding sequence TTGAAGCATATCCACGTCACCTGCGCCATCATCGAGCGAGACGGTCTCGTCCTTGCCGCCCAGCGGAGCGCCGTCATGAGCCTGCCGCTCAAGTGGGAGTTTCCCGGTGGTAAGATCGACCCCGGTGAATCGCCCGAAGAATGCCTCCGACGGGAGTTGGTGGAGGAGATGGCGGTTCACGTGCGCGTGGGACAGAGTCTTCCCGTCAGCACCCATCAATACCCGACGTTCTCGGTCACGCTTTATCCCTTTCTCTGCACCATCGAATCGGGAGAGATCGTCCTCCACGAACACGTTGCCGTAACCTGGCTTCCTCCCGATGAACTCCACACCCTCGACTGGGCCGAGGCCGATCTGCCGGTGATTAAGTCTTATCAGCAGGGATGCCGGATGAGGGACCATAGCTGA
- a CDS encoding tetratricopeptide repeat protein encodes MNGKRVFISYSHDSAEHRDKVLGLGACLLRDGCDCRIDLYKDTDEDWPLWMTRQLTEADFIVCVVTETYARRFNDKELPDRGLGVGWESGLIRRLLYQKKLHNDRIFPVFFDKSDDHHIPLELVGYDYFILDNHTGYETLLRKVLNRPLHLKPSIGSEPELRTSTATPLFARPSEEPQSDRIDAPAVESPLESKYHGKQRRGLLQFFVSDWLPNGPPVAIVQGFPGSGKTQLASSIVEQTPKVIVVRHEPQLETQNPSLDLLTDLALDLDYEGIPDLMQELEKGAEGDLFNALLVTLHREKILIIIDEFQRLLSPNENLPPDQWQHFFERLINAPHVAGRLLLISNRYVKRARWCEKSVSRELKGLTELESAEFLSESLALSGLTANVPSDRFVEVGRRLGGNPRAIKTLVEGLKYYPMDELISLAPRPDGTLNPELVQDFERELIERTLSRIDGGLLRFMRRLAVYRRPFRNEIYAEYTDSELPPHSLRKQLIDRYLLEFSNSGDTLHPLAREISLARLREDNEEWCLAHGLAANYYFNVFKNPQISGAKKLASSYAELRHHLFESGRIDELYQASAKLSAFAIALLPKPAQSKVPDNLETLEEHIALISALPETQRTKGLEYHLALCLKHRNIGDDLHNALKHVRRATGPHAYYAVWLLLLDLEYTINGVDAMMDAQREAIRFLGSGSNAFAVYHHCAHLLRKSDKLDDAIKLLENAVTIPGIACVTSLISLCARCMEEAGRFDDAIDFLKKGVVMTNVQELGTVYIHCAGLLARLNRMDEAITFLKEGLYVPGMTKYYSVYLLLAENLVNEGRDEEAIRLLKSGVHDSRVLDAKLMYRYVAELLVKNGRTSEAVSLLQRGIISRQVKDQLPLYHYLAELLGKNGESNTGVKILKKAMTNPRTRLEPSIYRACADLLSNAKDLDGAIEVLQKGLQEPKLKEKNQLAQKCAEMAVWQGRLDEAIAILLTRIDGNEYHNIDFIYKDCADYMVKANRIEEAISLMKRGIEVPGLTNKGVIYQKCAKLLAQVGRADEGIKLLQTAMQIPRLPGRIMLYQTCSDLLAELGQAREAIKLLKNGINGPRMGNIASLIMRCAELLAAEGRLEEAIELLLKGINNSPNDRQLSERLVKLKELYGGSPSFLDKLPTQ; translated from the coding sequence ATGAATGGGAAAAGGGTCTTCATCAGTTATAGTCATGATTCTGCCGAGCACCGTGACAAGGTGCTCGGCCTCGGTGCCTGCTTGTTGCGCGACGGCTGTGATTGCCGCATCGATCTCTACAAGGATACCGACGAAGACTGGCCGCTGTGGATGACTCGCCAGTTGACCGAAGCAGATTTTATTGTCTGCGTGGTCACTGAAACCTATGCTCGACGGTTTAACGACAAGGAGTTGCCGGACAGGGGGCTAGGTGTTGGATGGGAATCAGGTCTGATAAGACGTCTGCTGTATCAAAAGAAACTCCATAATGACCGGATATTCCCAGTGTTCTTTGATAAGTCGGATGACCATCACATCCCTCTTGAGCTTGTAGGTTACGATTATTTCATTCTCGACAATCACACTGGATACGAGACGCTTTTACGAAAGGTCTTGAACCGCCCGCTTCACCTTAAGCCCTCTATCGGTTCCGAGCCTGAACTCAGGACCAGTACAGCCACGCCGTTATTTGCACGTCCCAGTGAAGAGCCGCAATCAGACAGAATCGACGCACCAGCAGTTGAGTCACCGTTGGAATCCAAATATCACGGCAAGCAACGAAGAGGGTTACTTCAGTTCTTTGTCTCCGATTGGTTACCGAACGGCCCTCCAGTCGCCATCGTACAAGGTTTCCCTGGCAGCGGGAAAACCCAGCTTGCCTCATCCATCGTGGAGCAGACGCCGAAAGTCATTGTTGTGCGGCACGAACCTCAACTGGAAACGCAAAATCCTTCTTTGGATCTTCTCACCGACTTAGCACTAGACCTTGATTACGAAGGTATTCCTGATTTGATGCAGGAACTTGAGAAAGGCGCTGAAGGCGATCTTTTCAATGCACTGCTCGTGACATTGCACAGAGAGAAAATTCTGATCATCATCGATGAATTCCAGCGCCTCTTGTCTCCAAACGAAAATTTGCCGCCAGATCAATGGCAGCATTTTTTTGAACGCCTTATTAATGCTCCTCACGTGGCAGGCCGTCTGTTACTCATCAGCAACCGTTACGTGAAAAGAGCTCGTTGGTGTGAGAAGTCAGTTTCAAGGGAACTGAAAGGGCTAACTGAGCTTGAATCAGCGGAGTTTCTGTCCGAATCTCTTGCATTAAGTGGGTTAACGGCAAATGTTCCATCGGACAGGTTCGTTGAGGTGGGCCGTCGCTTGGGTGGCAATCCTCGGGCAATTAAAACGCTGGTAGAGGGCCTGAAATACTATCCGATGGATGAATTGATTTCACTCGCCCCCAGACCGGACGGTACCCTTAACCCCGAATTGGTGCAGGATTTTGAGCGGGAGCTGATAGAACGCACACTTTCCAGAATTGATGGTGGGCTTTTGCGGTTTATGCGACGCCTCGCGGTGTATCGACGACCATTCAGAAACGAGATATATGCCGAATACACCGACTCTGAACTTCCGCCACATTCACTTCGAAAACAGCTTATTGACCGGTATCTGCTGGAATTTTCCAACAGCGGCGACACCTTGCATCCATTGGCTCGGGAAATCAGCCTTGCCCGTCTTCGAGAAGACAACGAGGAGTGGTGTCTAGCTCACGGACTTGCCGCCAATTATTACTTCAATGTTTTCAAAAATCCGCAAATTTCCGGGGCAAAAAAGCTGGCTTCGTCTTACGCCGAATTGCGTCATCATCTTTTTGAATCGGGTCGTATAGATGAACTGTATCAGGCCAGCGCAAAGCTCAGTGCTTTCGCCATCGCCCTACTTCCCAAGCCTGCGCAATCCAAGGTCCCGGATAACCTTGAAACCTTGGAAGAGCATATTGCCCTGATTAGCGCACTTCCGGAAACGCAGAGAACAAAAGGGTTGGAGTATCACCTTGCTTTGTGCCTGAAACATCGGAATATCGGTGATGATCTTCACAATGCTCTCAAACACGTGCGTAGAGCAACTGGTCCTCATGCCTACTACGCGGTCTGGTTGCTGCTGCTTGACCTTGAATACACCATCAACGGTGTTGATGCCATGATGGACGCGCAACGGGAAGCCATCAGATTTTTGGGGAGCGGGAGCAACGCTTTTGCGGTTTATCATCATTGCGCTCACCTTCTCAGAAAAAGTGACAAACTGGATGATGCCATCAAGCTATTGGAGAATGCCGTCACCATTCCAGGAATCGCCTGTGTTACGTCATTAATCAGCCTGTGTGCTAGATGCATGGAGGAAGCCGGAAGGTTTGATGACGCCATCGACTTTTTGAAGAAGGGCGTGGTAATGACGAATGTACAGGAACTCGGTACTGTTTATATTCACTGTGCGGGATTGTTGGCTCGCCTGAATCGCATGGACGAGGCGATAACATTTCTGAAAGAGGGGCTATATGTCCCTGGAATGACGAAATATTATTCGGTCTATCTTCTCCTCGCCGAAAACCTTGTTAATGAGGGGCGTGATGAAGAGGCTATCCGACTCCTGAAAAGCGGGGTTCACGATAGCCGTGTACTCGACGCCAAATTGATGTATCGCTATGTTGCAGAACTTCTCGTGAAGAACGGCCGAACTTCGGAAGCTGTCTCATTACTGCAACGCGGGATTATTTCACGTCAGGTAAAGGACCAACTGCCGCTTTATCATTATCTTGCCGAATTATTGGGAAAAAACGGTGAATCCAATACCGGCGTTAAAATTCTCAAGAAGGCGATGACCAACCCGCGAACTAGGTTAGAGCCCTCAATTTATCGGGCCTGCGCCGATTTGTTGTCCAATGCAAAGGACTTAGATGGTGCCATCGAAGTATTGCAGAAAGGGTTGCAGGAGCCCAAGCTGAAGGAAAAGAACCAATTGGCGCAAAAATGTGCTGAAATGGCGGTGTGGCAGGGCCGCCTTGATGAAGCTATTGCAATTCTTTTGACAAGGATTGATGGAAACGAATACCACAACATTGACTTCATTTACAAAGACTGCGCTGATTATATGGTTAAGGCTAATCGGATTGAAGAAGCTATTTCCTTGATGAAGCGGGGGATTGAAGTTCCGGGGTTGACCAACAAAGGAGTAATTTATCAAAAATGCGCCAAACTACTGGCGCAGGTTGGTCGTGCTGATGAAGGAATTAAACTTCTACAAACGGCTATGCAAATTCCGAGATTGCCGGGTAGAATCATGCTCTATCAAACGTGTTCGGACCTCCTGGCTGAATTGGGCCAGGCTCGGGAAGCAATTAAGCTTCTTAAAAACGGCATAAACGGCCCACGGATGGGGAATATCGCGTCATTGATCATGCGATGTGCTGAGCTGCTGGCTGCTGAAGGGCGGCTAGAAGAGGCAATTGAACTATTGTTAAAGGGGATCAATAATTCTCCTAATGATAGACAGTTGAGCGAACGCTTGGTGAAATTAAAAGAACTCTACGGAGGCAGTCCGAGCTTTCTAGATAAGCTACCGACACAATAA
- a CDS encoding tyrosine-type recombinase/integrase: MKRTTHHEALLFDNEEKKQGTIIRKPGSRKLYILFYYFNRRVEKTTGLTDTKKNREKVRLWLDRIIERRDAGKLIFADAFPGAPEAEKAYFSKLEGWQYAPEPRDILFGSYLQEWYTNVWSHYPEGTKKDDYRLIIDYWLVPFFGEMTFFQISGVEIQKFIASLKWKKGAKKGQPLSKARAKNILIPLRTIWNDACDQYRWVLHNPFTNLKKHLPKTQPKRREGFRFDEWRDFLEHIDPWYQPVVELMILTGMINSEMAGLRRSDIRPDHILVQHTIVRGKEHDTPKTIYRIRKIPITQAIRKRLDILQQRSTGELLVTTKTGTIFRPANFLKDVWTKAGKASGITDKVPYSMRHSFAAWALTLRIDPNRLVRLMGHGSKKMVYEVYGDYIDGLEEDFWKILEYFGRDFVETKAKRPPHLLGYPGNIYPMVPGSYLQLEPEQQSPGLQLKLS; encoded by the coding sequence ATGAAGCGCACAACCCACCATGAAGCATTGCTCTTTGACAACGAGGAGAAGAAACAGGGAACCATCATCCGAAAGCCCGGCTCCAGGAAGCTCTATATCCTCTTCTACTACTTCAACCGCCGGGTGGAGAAGACAACCGGCTTAACCGACACCAAGAAGAACCGGGAGAAGGTCCGGCTCTGGCTGGATCGGATCATCGAACGCCGGGACGCGGGGAAGCTCATCTTTGCCGATGCCTTCCCAGGGGCACCGGAAGCGGAGAAGGCTTACTTTTCCAAGCTGGAGGGGTGGCAGTATGCCCCAGAACCGCGGGACATCCTCTTTGGGTCGTACCTCCAGGAGTGGTACACAAACGTCTGGAGCCATTACCCGGAGGGGACGAAGAAGGACGACTACCGACTGATTATCGACTATTGGCTGGTGCCGTTCTTTGGGGAGATGACCTTCTTCCAGATCAGCGGGGTGGAGATTCAGAAGTTCATTGCCTCCCTCAAGTGGAAGAAGGGGGCCAAGAAGGGGCAACCCCTCTCGAAAGCCAGGGCGAAGAACATCCTGATACCGCTTCGCACCATCTGGAACGATGCCTGCGACCAATACCGCTGGGTGCTGCACAACCCCTTCACCAACTTGAAAAAGCACCTTCCCAAGACGCAACCGAAACGGCGGGAAGGGTTCCGTTTCGATGAGTGGCGGGACTTCCTGGAACACATCGATCCCTGGTATCAGCCGGTAGTGGAGTTGATGATCCTCACGGGGATGATCAATTCGGAAATGGCGGGACTCAGAAGAAGCGACATCCGCCCCGACCACATCCTGGTTCAGCACACCATCGTTCGGGGCAAAGAACACGACACCCCGAAGACCATCTACCGGATCAGGAAGATTCCCATCACCCAGGCGATCAGAAAACGCCTCGACATCCTCCAGCAAAGAAGCACCGGGGAATTGCTCGTCACCACGAAAACCGGCACCATCTTTCGACCGGCAAACTTCCTCAAAGATGTTTGGACCAAGGCAGGGAAAGCCAGCGGCATTACCGACAAGGTGCCCTACTCCATGCGCCACTCCTTCGCGGCCTGGGCGCTTACCCTGCGGATCGATCCCAACCGCCTTGTCAGGCTCATGGGACATGGATCAAAGAAGATGGTCTATGAGGTCTACGGGGATTACATCGACGGGCTGGAGGAGGACTTCTGGAAGATTCTGGAATACTTCGGCCGGGACTTCGTGGAGACAAAGGCAAAAAGGCCGCCCCACCTCCTGGGATACCCTGGGAATATCTACCCGATGGTTCCCGGCTCTTATCTCCAGCTAGAGCCTGAACAACAAAGCCCCGGCCTTCAGTTAAAACTCTCTTAG